In a single window of the Bacillus horti genome:
- the panD gene encoding aspartate 1-decarboxylase produces the protein MFRHMMKAKIHRATVTEANLQYVGSITIDQDLMEKVDILPHEKVQVVNNNNGARLETYVIPGERGTGIICLNGAAARLVQPGDTVIVLSYALVAEDKVKEFKPKVAIMGEGNQVVELLDYEQHGTIA, from the coding sequence ATGTTTCGGCATATGATGAAAGCAAAAATTCATAGAGCTACAGTTACAGAAGCAAATCTACAATATGTAGGAAGTATTACGATTGATCAGGACTTAATGGAAAAGGTAGATATTTTGCCTCATGAAAAAGTTCAGGTCGTTAATAATAACAATGGAGCTCGTTTGGAGACGTACGTCATTCCAGGCGAGAGAGGAACAGGTATTATTTGTTTAAATGGAGCAGCAGCTAGATTGGTTCAGCCTGGAGATACGGTTATCGTTCTATCCTATGCTTTAGTTGCAGAGGATAAAGTGAAGGAATTCAAGCCGAAGGTAGCCATCATGGGAGAAGGAAACCAAGTGGTGGAGCTATTGGATTATGAGCAGCATGGTACCATTGCTTAA
- the panB gene encoding 3-methyl-2-oxobutanoate hydroxymethyltransferase, translating to MKQVTTATLKQMKQENGKIAMVTAYDFPTAKLADEAGIDVILVGDSLGMVVLGYDSTVHVTVQDMLHHTKAVTRGVERAFVVTDMPFLSYHGSFDRTLDAASRLMQEGGAHALKLEGGQEIAHTVERLVLAGIPVMGHIGLTPQAVHQLGGYKVQGKDVASAQKLIEDAKALEQAGAFSIVLECIPAPLAKLISEQLTIPTIGIGAGVECDGQVLVFHDLVQYKSSLNPKFVKAYSEIGSFISEALGNYIKEVKTKDFPTEEYSFSINEEVIEQLYGGKGDTSK from the coding sequence ATGAAACAGGTAACAACAGCTACTTTAAAGCAAATGAAACAGGAAAACGGAAAAATTGCTATGGTCACCGCTTATGATTTTCCGACAGCTAAGCTTGCTGACGAAGCTGGGATTGATGTGATTCTTGTCGGAGATTCATTAGGAATGGTTGTTTTAGGATATGACTCTACCGTTCATGTGACTGTACAGGATATGCTGCATCATACGAAAGCGGTTACAAGAGGGGTGGAGCGTGCTTTCGTCGTGACGGATATGCCTTTCTTAAGCTATCACGGGAGCTTTGATCGTACGTTAGATGCTGCTTCTAGGCTGATGCAGGAGGGAGGAGCTCATGCCCTTAAGCTTGAAGGTGGGCAAGAAATAGCTCATACGGTTGAGCGGCTTGTTCTTGCCGGGATACCTGTTATGGGACATATTGGACTTACTCCGCAAGCTGTACACCAGCTTGGTGGCTATAAGGTTCAAGGAAAAGACGTAGCTTCTGCGCAAAAGTTAATTGAGGATGCAAAGGCATTAGAGCAAGCTGGAGCATTCTCTATAGTATTAGAGTGTATTCCAGCTCCACTGGCTAAGCTTATTTCTGAGCAGCTTACCATTCCTACGATTGGTATCGGAGCAGGTGTGGAATGTGACGGACAGGTATTAGTTTTCCATGATTTAGTCCAATACAAAAGTAGCTTAAATCCAAAATTCGTTAAGGCATATTCTGAAATCGGTTCGTTCATTTCAGAGGCACTAGGGAACTATATTAAGGAAGTTAAGACAAAGGACTTCCCCACAGAAGAATATTCCTTCTCTATAAATGAGGAAGTCATTGAACAATTGTATGGGGGAAAAGGGGATACATCAAAATGA
- the panC gene encoding pantoate--beta-alanine ligase, which yields MKIVRTIQEWRSIRRSFEQQTVGFVPTMGYLHDGHISLIKEVQQHADITVLSIFVNPLQFGQNEDYGSYPRDEEKDTNMAQLAGVDYVFIPDVKEMYPAPTRTKVHIEGITEQLCGRSRPGHFDGVATVVAKLFNIIQPDYACFGQKDAQQAAVIHQLITDLNIPVELIICPTIREEDGLARSSRNIYLDSEQRQHATILYEALRDGFKEVEAGERKTETVKANMFKKINSVSMAHIDYVDILSYPSLGGLSQLQGKILMAVAVRFGATRLIDNFIIEVNDQEVTLCFGI from the coding sequence ATGAAAATAGTAAGAACGATTCAGGAATGGAGATCCATACGACGTTCCTTTGAGCAACAAACGGTTGGTTTTGTGCCAACTATGGGTTATTTACACGATGGACATATTAGTCTCATTAAGGAAGTTCAGCAGCATGCAGATATTACCGTCCTTAGTATATTTGTGAATCCTTTGCAATTTGGACAAAATGAAGATTACGGCTCATATCCCCGTGATGAGGAAAAGGATACTAATATGGCTCAACTGGCAGGTGTAGATTATGTTTTTATCCCTGATGTTAAAGAGATGTATCCTGCCCCAACTCGAACGAAGGTTCATATTGAAGGTATAACTGAACAGCTTTGCGGTAGGTCTAGACCCGGACATTTTGATGGTGTGGCTACCGTTGTAGCGAAGCTTTTTAATATCATTCAGCCTGACTATGCTTGCTTCGGGCAAAAGGATGCTCAGCAAGCAGCCGTCATTCATCAGCTTATTACAGACCTAAATATACCTGTAGAATTGATAATTTGCCCTACGATCCGTGAGGAGGATGGGTTAGCAAGAAGCTCTAGAAATATCTATCTCGATTCAGAGCAAAGGCAGCACGCTACTATCCTATATGAAGCATTGCGCGATGGGTTTAAAGAGGTAGAAGCAGGGGAAAGGAAAACCGAAACGGTCAAAGCGAATATGTTCAAAAAAATAAATTCCGTATCTATGGCACATATTGACTATGTGGATATTTTATCGTACCCTAGCTTAGGTGGATTGTCTCAGCTTCAGGGGAAAATTCTTATGGCCGTAGCGGTCAGGTTTGGGGCAACAAGATTAATTGATAATTTTATTATAGAGGTTAACGATCAGGAGGTCACATTATGTTTCGGCATATGA